A single genomic interval of Musa acuminata AAA Group cultivar baxijiao chromosome BXJ3-4, Cavendish_Baxijiao_AAA, whole genome shotgun sequence harbors:
- the LOC135635608 gene encoding uncharacterized protein LOC135635608 isoform X2, giving the protein MIRAGGASYRNHRPPPPPPSPPSRPPPLPPNPSSLSTLSPLAPPFSLDHVFPSPPSSSHHHPLPPQPFPAADRPSASRLPSRTVATPAAGSIRSQPSTGSVGDPYYSHYYSNSQLLAFDDSFRHSSAYSRDGAGPWNRPADEEVGLGMDSDAYKIPTFQEGDGHNYYDNDSYGVWHGNSLTGEVHFGSQSCEWLQDKHRESYEQDIASCYTICSAPFSTPSALLEEIHGSGTTDSTSGMDLHDTSVPNSTYDRYMAQLDSCSVNPLVFYPAATYSTPSQVYAPSNLRASSNFNCTSSCAMVHHEIPYKTNDPVIKPSKLKEPNLDQNLGSKAACDEKSGQDYNIMKSIVSPVDSGKEFPSGSNTASESPFNPAVLNPGLRLENLVTADASPSMCNSVDPDKSMKNSLEAPDQHNLAVDSPCWKGAPAFWQSPFTVEEMLVQKALDESKNFDDLCQDRKHLFEGVGNLKDSSEQIGSLIFNEMKQSSISDKPQCSSVLSSTIHEKPENSNKKLSDYRKGDNGTRVLIDDSPEEQMNKTSEVERRDSEEQDVGAARVVGTEGSCSSPLENVKELVKTIHSSSIKLLSTNFTGDDQLEPHDYRLLHSVINNIALVLKDKKGSVGCTPRCSGIEAAWTCNRCLDADDVNQSNMDHTCNMQGKIHSVGCNNVNSEFDNFVEGCNANLGKVYGMTQAIENALSKIPSEREGDARTLLYKNLWIEAEVATCRLKYELQLTQMKIESENLKPVQSGMSSSLPSAHDLQVNDSPLKAKGSLSGIISPTLDGEEIGSCQLPHEASSTHELNESEDIESSVMVRFKVLKDRIIGSNYRSMEEQGTLVDSDTGTCSDAKENVPGSPDVADSSGTKDRINLADLGFVEGVVQPYDTHKPRPWFSLSETRLDMQPPPAVTSDSEIRPGLDTSKYENTQVVFSSPLNGSLIQSYMTYKQGSWSLTGGHINPSFEWEHVPREESTQ; this is encoded by the exons aTGATACGCGCCGGCGGTGCCTCTTACCGCAACCAccgaccgccgccgccgcctccttccCCTCCGTCTCGTCCTCCGCCTCTACCGCCGAATCCCTCGTCGTTGTCCACCCTCTCGCCGCTGGCTCCCCCTTTCTCTCTTGACCACGTCTTTCCCTCGCCACCGTCGTCCTCCCACCACCATCCTCTCCCGCCCCAGCCTTTTCCAGCTGCCGATCGGCCATCTGCCTCCCGATTGCCCTCCCGCACCGTCGCCACCCCGGCCGCTGGCTCTATCCGTTCCCAGCCGAGCACCGGCTCCGTCGGTGATCCCTACTACTCCCACTATTATTCTAACTCGCAGCTGCTGGCGTTTGATGATTCATTCAGGCATTCTTCGGCCTACTCGAGAGATGGGGCTGGCCCGTGGAACAGGCCGGCGGATGAGGAGGTAGGGCTTGGAATGGATTCCGATGCTTACAAGATTCCAACTTTCCAGGAAG GTGATGGCCATAACTATTATGACAATGATTCTTATGGTGTCTGGCATGGAAATTCACTGACTGGAGAAGTACATTTTGGGTCTCAAAGTTGCGAATGGCTACAGGATAAGCACCGAGAGAGCTATGAGCAAGATATTGCATCCTGCTATACCATTTGTAGTGCTCCATTCTCAACCCCAAGTGCTTTACTTGAAGAAATTCATGGCTCTGGGACAACAGACTCGACCTCTGGGATGGATTTACATGATACTTCTGTTCCAAACTCCACTTATGATAGATATATGGCACAACTTGACTCATGTTCTGTGAATCCACTGGTTTTCTACCCAGCTGCAACATATTCAACTCCAAGCCAAGTATATGCACCATCAAACTTAAGAGCTAGTTCAAACTTCAATTGTACTTCATCATGTGCGATGGTCCATCATGAAATACCGTATAAGACCAATGATCCAGTAATTAAACCTTCTAAGCTAAAGGAGCCTAACCTCGATCAAAACCTTGGGAGCAAAGCGGCTTGTGATGAGAAGAGTGGACAAGATTACAACATAATGAAGAGTATTGTCTCACCTGTGGATTCTGGAAAAGAATTTCCTTCCGGTAGTAATACAGCTAGTGAAAGTCCTTTTAATCCTGCGGTGTTGAATCCTGGGTTGAGATTAGAAAATTTGGTGACTGCTGATGCTTCTCCATCTATGTGCAATTCTGTGGATCCAGATAAATCCATGAAAAATTCTTTAGAAGCACCTGATCAGCATAACCTTGCCGTTGACTCGCCATGTTGGAAAGGAGCTCCAGCCTTTTGGCAGTCACCATTTACTGTTGAAGAAATGCTGGTTCAGAAAGCCCTTGACGAGTCAAAAAACTTTGACGATCTATGTCAAGATCGAAAGCACCTTTTTGAGGGTGTTGGAAACTTGAAAGATTCTTCAGAACAAATTGGAAGTTTGATTTTTAATGAAATGAAACAAAGTTCAATTTCTGACAAGCCACAGTGCTCATCAGTTTTATCATCAACTATACATGAGAAGCCTGAAAATTCAAACAAAAAGTTGTCTGACTATAGAAAAGGTGACAATGGAACCAGGGTTCTGATTGATGATTCCCCTGAAGAACAAATGAATAAAACAAGTGAAGTCGAGAGAAGGGATTCTGAAGAACAAGATGTTGGTGCTGCAAGAGTTGTTGGAACAGAAG GCTCATGTTCATCGCCACTGGAAAATGTAAAGGAGCTTGTTAAGACAATACATAGTTCTTCAATAAAACTATTATCTACCAACTTCACGGGTGATGATCAACTGGAACCACACGACTACAGGCTTCTTCACTCTGTGATTAACAATATTGCACTTGTCCTCAAGGACAAGAAG GGTTCTGTTGGTTGTACTCCTCGTTGTTCGGGTATAGAGGCTGCTTGGACTTGCAATAGATGTTTAGATGCTGATGATGTAAATCAGAGCAACATGGATCATACGTGCAACATGCAGGGAAAGATACATTCTGTTGGGTGTAATAATGTTAATAGTGAGTTTGACAATTTTGTTGAGGGCTGCAATGCAAATCTCGGGAAAGTCTATGGCATGACTCAG GCCATTGAGAATGCTTTATCAAAAATTCCCTCTGAAAGAGAAGGGGATGCACGGACACTGTTGTATAAGAATCTCTGGATAGAAGCAGAAGTTGCAACGTGTAGATTGAAGTATGAACTTCAACTTACTCAAATGAAGATTGAATCAGAAAACT TGAAGCCCGTACAGTCAGGCATGTCATCAAGCCTGCCATCTGCACATGATCTTCAGGTGAATGATTCGCCTTTGAAGGCCAAAGGAAGTTTGTCGGGTATCATTTCTCCCACTTTGGATGGTGAAGAAATAGGAAGTTGCCAGCTTCCTCATGAAGCATCATCGACCCATGAATTGAACGAGTCAGAGGATATCGAATCATCTGTGATGGTTCGATTCAAAGTTCTCAAGGATCGGATTATCGGCTCTAATTACAGAAGCATGGAGGAACAAGGGACACTTGTTGACTCTGATACCGGAACATGCTCAGATGCAAAAGAAAATGTGCCTGGTTCTCCAGATGTTGCAGATAGTTCTGGCACGAAAGACCGAATAAATCTTGCAGATTTGGGATTCGTGGAGGGTGTCGTGCAGCCGTATGACACACACAAACCTAGGCCTTGGTTTTCACTTTCGGAGACCAGACTTGACATGCAGCCTCCTCCTGCTGTGACAAGCGACAGCGAAATAAGGCCAGGTTTAGATACTTCAAAATATGAAAATACCCAGGTGGTGTTCTCCAGCCCTTTAAATGGATCACTGATTCAGTCATACATGACATACAAGCAGGGGAGCTGGTCTCTTACTGGTGGACATATAAACCCTTCATTTGAGTGGGAGCATGTCCCGAGGGAGGAATCCACACAGTAG
- the LOC103980695 gene encoding probable polygalacturonase has product MELQRRRSISLPQILATWLLLMAAYTGPAECIRRTSRFHGEDEVDGSGAVEAFKYSATACRAHTASLADFGGVGDGATSNTEAFSAAVTHLNQFASDGGGMLFVPAGRWLTGPFNLTSSFTLFLHRDAVILATQDMNAWPIIDPLPSYGRGRDAAGGRYSSLIGGSNLTDVIITGDNGTIDGQGAFWWSKFHGHKLKYTRGYLIELMHSDQIFISNLTLLNSPSWNIHPVYSSNIVVSGITILAPVHSPNTDGINPDSCSNVRIEDCYIVSGDDCVAIKSGWDEYGIAYGMPSQHIAIRRLTCISPTSAVIALGSEMSGGIQDVRAEDITAINSESGVRIKTAVGRGAYVKDVYVRRMYLSTMKWVFWMTGNYKSHPDDKFDPNAIPVVDGISYSEVTAYNVTMAARLEGIPNAPFTGICISNVTVELRKARKLPWYCADVEGVSSGVSPAACASLADQGDGAQPCPFPTDASPMDDVQLQECTYVKAISA; this is encoded by the exons ATGGAGTTGCAGAGGCGCAGAAGCATCTCGCTCCCGCAG ATTCTGGCGACATGGCTGCTTCTAATGGCGGCGTACACCGGACCGGCAGAGTGCATCAGAAGGACGAGCCGCTTCCACGGGGAAGACGAGGTTGACGGCAGCGGGGCGGTGGAGGCGTTCAAGTACTCCGCCACCGCCTGCCGGGCCCACACGGCGTCCCTGGCGGACTTCGGCGGGGTTGGCGACGGCGCCACCTCCAACACGGAGGCGTTCTCCGCTGCGGTGACGCACCTCAACCAGTTCGCCTCCGACGGCGGCGGGATGCTCTTCGTCCCCGCCGGGCGGTGGCTCACCGGGCCCTTCAACCTCACcagctccttcaccctcttcctccACCGTGACGCCGTCATCCTCGCCACACAG GACATGAACGCATGGCCAATCATAGATCCCCTTCCCTCTTATGGCAGAGGGAGGGATGCCGCTGGTGGAAGATACAGCAGTCTCATTGGAGGATCAAACCTCACCGATGTTATCATCACAG GGGACAATGGAACCATCGATGGGCAGGGCGCCTTCTGGTGGTCCAAGTTCCATGGCCACAAGCTCAAGTACACGCGAGGCTACCTCATCGAGCTGATGCACTCCGACCAGATCTTTATATCCAACCTCACACTCCTGAATTCTCCTTCGTGGAACATCCATCCGGTCTACAGTAG TAACATCGTTGTTTCCGGGATCACGATCCTTGCGCCGGTTCATTCTCCCAACACTGATGGGATCAACCCGG ATTCCTGCTCCAATGTGCGGATAGAGGACTGCTACATCGTCTCAGGCGACGACTGCGTCGCGATAAAGAGCGGGTGGGACGAGTACGGCATCGCCTACGGCATGCCGAGCCAGCACATAGCCATTAGACGGCTGACGTGCATCTCGCCGACCAGCGCGGTGATCGCGCTGGGTAGCGAGATGTCCGGGGGGATCCAGGACGTGAGGGCGGAGGACATCACCGCCATCAACTCGGAATCCGGCGTCCGGATTAAGACGGCGGTCGGAAGGGGCGCTTACGTGAAGGATGTGTACGTGCGACGGATGTACCTGAGCACGATGAAGTGGGTGTTCTGGATGACGGGCAACTACAAGTCCCACCCCGACGACAAGTTCGACCCCAACGCGATCCCCGTGGTGGACGGGATCAGCTACAGCGAGGTGACGGCGTACAACGTGACCATGGCGGCGAGGCTGGAGGGGATCCCCAACGCGCCCTTCACCGGCATCTGCATCTCCAACGTCACCGTGGAGTTGAGGAAGGCGAGGAAGCTACCGTGGTACTGCGCCGACGTCGAAGGGGTCTCGAGTGGGGTGTCGCCTGCGGCTTGTGCGTCGCTGGCGGATCAGGGTGACGGAGCTCAGCCGTGTCCGTTCCCCACCGACGCCTCGCCCATGGACGACGTCCAACTCCAGGAGTGCACGTACGTGAAAGCCATCAGTGCTTGA
- the LOC103980697 gene encoding serine/threonine-protein kinase BSK2-like, with translation MGCFHSKTTNVQSPDDESLVAVKTDPLNGDTREQDQVPVFKEYGLAELRAATKGFSPETIVSESGEKAPNVVYRGKLEGGRLVAVKRFSKQSWADAQQFVAEAAGVGKLRHKRLVNLIGCCAEGDERLLVSEFMPNDTLSKHLFHWDKHPLPWQMRVRVAYYIAQALDHCNTENRRIYHDLNAYRVLFDEDGDPRLSSFGLIKNSRDGKSYSTNLAYTPPEFMRTGRVIPESVTYSYGTVLLDLLSGKHIPPSHALDLIRGKNMLLIMDSSLEGQYANEDATKLVELASTCLQFEARDRPNSKSLLSALEPLQNQKEVPSHVLMGITKATQVLPTMLAPLGKACVNMDLAAVHDILLKTGYKDEEGAENELSFQEWTQRVQEMLNTKKFGDIAFRDKDFKSAIEYYSQLVAMMSVPSATVFARRGLSYLMNGQPELALRDAMQAQVCMPEWPVAFYLQALSLSKLGMETDAQDMLNDGVALELKRQSSWRG, from the exons ATGGGCTGCTTCCACTCCAAGACCACCAACGTCCAGTCCCCCGACGACGAGTCCCTCGTCGCCGTCAAGACAGATCCAC TCAATGGGGACACGAGGGAGCAGGACCAGGTGCCGGTGTTCAAGGAGTACGGGCTTGCTGAGCTGAGGGCGGCCACCAAAGGGTTCAGCCCCGAGACGATCGTTTCCGAGAGCGGCGAGAAGGCGCCGAACGTGGTGTACCGGGGGAAGCTCGAGGGGGGCCGGCTGGTGGCCGTGAAGAGGTTCTCGAAGCAGTCGTGGGCCGACGCCCAGCAGTTTGTG GCGGAGGCGGCGGGCGTGGGGAAGTTGCGGCATAAAAGGTTGGTGAACTTGATCGGATGCTGTGCAGAGGGTGATGAGAGGCTTCTAGTGTCGGAGTTCATGCCTAATGATACATTGTCCAAGCATCTCTTCCACT GGGATAAGCACCCATTACCATGGCAGATGAGAGTGAGGGTGGCATACTACATTGCCCAAGCACTTGACCATTGTAATACTGAGAATCGGAGAATATATCATGATCTAAATGCTTATAGAGTTCTATTTGATGAG GATGGGGATCCTCGCTTGTCTAGCTTCGGTCTAATTAAAAACAGCCGAGATGGAAAAAGTTACAGCACTAATCTTGCTTACACTCCACCAGAGTTCATGCGCACTG GCAGGGTAATTCCAGAAAGTGTAACCTATAGTTATGGAACAGTTCTCTTGGATCTTTTGAGTGGGAAGCATATTCCTCCTAGTCAT GCTCTAGATCTTATAAGAGGAAAAAACATGTTACTTATAATGGATTCATCCTTGGAGGGGCAATATGCTAATGAAGATGCTACCAAGCTTGTTGAATTAGCCTCAACATGTCTACAGTTTGAGGCTAGAGATCGGCCCAATTCTAAGTCTCTTCTCTCTGCCTTGGAACCTCTGCAAAATCAGAAAGAG GTGCCATCACATGTATTAATGGGCATAACAAAAGCAACACAAGTACTACCAACAATGCTTGCTCCACTTGGAAAGGCTTGTGTAAATATGGACCTAGCTGCTGTGCATGATATATTGCTCAAGACCGGTTACAAGGATGAAGAAGGTGCAGAAAATGAG CTTTCTTTTCAAGAATGGACTCAACGAGTGCAAGAGATGTTGAATACAAAGAAGTTTGGAGACATTGCATTTAGAGATAAAGATTTCAAAAGTGCTATTGAGTATTATTCTCAG TTGGTGGCAATGATGTCAGTTCCATCAGCCACGGTTTTTGCTAGGCGGGGCCTGTCGTACTTGATGAATGGCCAACCAGAGCTTGCACTGAGAGACGCCATGCAAGCGCAGGTGTGTATGCCCGAATGGCCAGTAGCCTTCTACTTGCAAGCTCTATCCCTATCGAAACTTGGAATGGAAACCGATGCCCAGGACATGCTCAATGACGGGGTCGCCTTGGAACTCAAGAGGCAGAGCAGCTGGCGAGGCTAG
- the LOC135635608 gene encoding uncharacterized protein LOC135635608 isoform X1 yields the protein MIRAGGASYRNHRPPPPPPSPPSRPPPLPPNPSSLSTLSPLAPPFSLDHVFPSPPSSSHHHPLPPQPFPAADRPSASRLPSRTVATPAAGSIRSQPSTGSVGDPYYSHYYSNSQLLAFDDSFRHSSAYSRDGAGPWNRPADEEVGLGMDSDAYKIPTFQEGDGHNYYDNDSYGVWHGNSLTGEVHFGSQSCEWLQDKHRESYEQDIASCYTICSAPFSTPSALLEEIHGSGTTDSTSGMDLHDTSVPNSTYDRYMAQLDSCSVNPLVFYPAATYSTPSQVYAPSNLRASSNFNCTSSCAMVHHEIPYKTNDPVIKPSKLKEPNLDQNLGSKAACDEKSGQDYNIMKSIVSPVDSGKEFPSGSNTASESPFNPAVLNPGLRLENLVTADASPSMCNSVDPDKSMKNSLEAPDQHNLAVDSPCWKGAPAFWQSPFTVEEMLVQKALDESKNFDDLCQDRKHLFEGVGNLKDSSEQIGSLIFNEMKQSSISDKPQCSSVLSSTIHEKPENSNKKLSDYRKGDNGTRVLIDDSPEEQMNKTSEVERRDSEEQDVGAARVVGTEGIAVNKLSPEKCIDDHNKGSCSSPLENVKELVKTIHSSSIKLLSTNFTGDDQLEPHDYRLLHSVINNIALVLKDKKGSVGCTPRCSGIEAAWTCNRCLDADDVNQSNMDHTCNMQGKIHSVGCNNVNSEFDNFVEGCNANLGKVYGMTQAIENALSKIPSEREGDARTLLYKNLWIEAEVATCRLKYELQLTQMKIESENLKPVQSGMSSSLPSAHDLQVNDSPLKAKGSLSGIISPTLDGEEIGSCQLPHEASSTHELNESEDIESSVMVRFKVLKDRIIGSNYRSMEEQGTLVDSDTGTCSDAKENVPGSPDVADSSGTKDRINLADLGFVEGVVQPYDTHKPRPWFSLSETRLDMQPPPAVTSDSEIRPGLDTSKYENTQVVFSSPLNGSLIQSYMTYKQGSWSLTGGHINPSFEWEHVPREESTQ from the exons aTGATACGCGCCGGCGGTGCCTCTTACCGCAACCAccgaccgccgccgccgcctccttccCCTCCGTCTCGTCCTCCGCCTCTACCGCCGAATCCCTCGTCGTTGTCCACCCTCTCGCCGCTGGCTCCCCCTTTCTCTCTTGACCACGTCTTTCCCTCGCCACCGTCGTCCTCCCACCACCATCCTCTCCCGCCCCAGCCTTTTCCAGCTGCCGATCGGCCATCTGCCTCCCGATTGCCCTCCCGCACCGTCGCCACCCCGGCCGCTGGCTCTATCCGTTCCCAGCCGAGCACCGGCTCCGTCGGTGATCCCTACTACTCCCACTATTATTCTAACTCGCAGCTGCTGGCGTTTGATGATTCATTCAGGCATTCTTCGGCCTACTCGAGAGATGGGGCTGGCCCGTGGAACAGGCCGGCGGATGAGGAGGTAGGGCTTGGAATGGATTCCGATGCTTACAAGATTCCAACTTTCCAGGAAG GTGATGGCCATAACTATTATGACAATGATTCTTATGGTGTCTGGCATGGAAATTCACTGACTGGAGAAGTACATTTTGGGTCTCAAAGTTGCGAATGGCTACAGGATAAGCACCGAGAGAGCTATGAGCAAGATATTGCATCCTGCTATACCATTTGTAGTGCTCCATTCTCAACCCCAAGTGCTTTACTTGAAGAAATTCATGGCTCTGGGACAACAGACTCGACCTCTGGGATGGATTTACATGATACTTCTGTTCCAAACTCCACTTATGATAGATATATGGCACAACTTGACTCATGTTCTGTGAATCCACTGGTTTTCTACCCAGCTGCAACATATTCAACTCCAAGCCAAGTATATGCACCATCAAACTTAAGAGCTAGTTCAAACTTCAATTGTACTTCATCATGTGCGATGGTCCATCATGAAATACCGTATAAGACCAATGATCCAGTAATTAAACCTTCTAAGCTAAAGGAGCCTAACCTCGATCAAAACCTTGGGAGCAAAGCGGCTTGTGATGAGAAGAGTGGACAAGATTACAACATAATGAAGAGTATTGTCTCACCTGTGGATTCTGGAAAAGAATTTCCTTCCGGTAGTAATACAGCTAGTGAAAGTCCTTTTAATCCTGCGGTGTTGAATCCTGGGTTGAGATTAGAAAATTTGGTGACTGCTGATGCTTCTCCATCTATGTGCAATTCTGTGGATCCAGATAAATCCATGAAAAATTCTTTAGAAGCACCTGATCAGCATAACCTTGCCGTTGACTCGCCATGTTGGAAAGGAGCTCCAGCCTTTTGGCAGTCACCATTTACTGTTGAAGAAATGCTGGTTCAGAAAGCCCTTGACGAGTCAAAAAACTTTGACGATCTATGTCAAGATCGAAAGCACCTTTTTGAGGGTGTTGGAAACTTGAAAGATTCTTCAGAACAAATTGGAAGTTTGATTTTTAATGAAATGAAACAAAGTTCAATTTCTGACAAGCCACAGTGCTCATCAGTTTTATCATCAACTATACATGAGAAGCCTGAAAATTCAAACAAAAAGTTGTCTGACTATAGAAAAGGTGACAATGGAACCAGGGTTCTGATTGATGATTCCCCTGAAGAACAAATGAATAAAACAAGTGAAGTCGAGAGAAGGGATTCTGAAGAACAAGATGTTGGTGCTGCAAGAGTTGTTGGAACAGAAGGTATTGCAGTAAATAAATTATCACCAGAAAAGTGTATTGATGATCACAACAAAG GCTCATGTTCATCGCCACTGGAAAATGTAAAGGAGCTTGTTAAGACAATACATAGTTCTTCAATAAAACTATTATCTACCAACTTCACGGGTGATGATCAACTGGAACCACACGACTACAGGCTTCTTCACTCTGTGATTAACAATATTGCACTTGTCCTCAAGGACAAGAAG GGTTCTGTTGGTTGTACTCCTCGTTGTTCGGGTATAGAGGCTGCTTGGACTTGCAATAGATGTTTAGATGCTGATGATGTAAATCAGAGCAACATGGATCATACGTGCAACATGCAGGGAAAGATACATTCTGTTGGGTGTAATAATGTTAATAGTGAGTTTGACAATTTTGTTGAGGGCTGCAATGCAAATCTCGGGAAAGTCTATGGCATGACTCAG GCCATTGAGAATGCTTTATCAAAAATTCCCTCTGAAAGAGAAGGGGATGCACGGACACTGTTGTATAAGAATCTCTGGATAGAAGCAGAAGTTGCAACGTGTAGATTGAAGTATGAACTTCAACTTACTCAAATGAAGATTGAATCAGAAAACT TGAAGCCCGTACAGTCAGGCATGTCATCAAGCCTGCCATCTGCACATGATCTTCAGGTGAATGATTCGCCTTTGAAGGCCAAAGGAAGTTTGTCGGGTATCATTTCTCCCACTTTGGATGGTGAAGAAATAGGAAGTTGCCAGCTTCCTCATGAAGCATCATCGACCCATGAATTGAACGAGTCAGAGGATATCGAATCATCTGTGATGGTTCGATTCAAAGTTCTCAAGGATCGGATTATCGGCTCTAATTACAGAAGCATGGAGGAACAAGGGACACTTGTTGACTCTGATACCGGAACATGCTCAGATGCAAAAGAAAATGTGCCTGGTTCTCCAGATGTTGCAGATAGTTCTGGCACGAAAGACCGAATAAATCTTGCAGATTTGGGATTCGTGGAGGGTGTCGTGCAGCCGTATGACACACACAAACCTAGGCCTTGGTTTTCACTTTCGGAGACCAGACTTGACATGCAGCCTCCTCCTGCTGTGACAAGCGACAGCGAAATAAGGCCAGGTTTAGATACTTCAAAATATGAAAATACCCAGGTGGTGTTCTCCAGCCCTTTAAATGGATCACTGATTCAGTCATACATGACATACAAGCAGGGGAGCTGGTCTCTTACTGGTGGACATATAAACCCTTCATTTGAGTGGGAGCATGTCCCGAGGGAGGAATCCACACAGTAG